The genomic interval gggagcatagctccccccgggACAGGTCGACGCCCCCCGAGTTAACTCTCGGTGTGATAGTCCTACATAACCCTGGATTCCCCGTCGGGGTATGTGTAATGCATTTTCTCACAGAAAGAAAAAGGCCATACAATATGTCGTCGCGTACCCGACTGTTCGGGTCGGGCCGGAGGAAATCGGGTGAGTGTCTGACATATACGTTACAGGGACTTAAAACCGGTATGATTTTGATACCGGCATTGCACTAATAAGACTGAAATATATGAATACCGAAACCAAaataaataccggtatttttcgagcgaactCGGAGTCCCCACGACTTTTGCAACCCTCACCCGACACAGTCGGGCTACACGAGTGCATGCACGTATCGAACAACCGCCAGAGTTCGTAATTTCGGGTATCCGCACATTCCTAGTATAGTACATATATTAACGCCTTAGTTATACTTATTTCCTATTACTCACTTTATTCATAATATCTACAGTAGATGCATGAGTCCAGAAGCAGTCATGCACAGAGACAAATGTAATACCCGCTTCTTTACAATGTATGCTAGTAAGCATCATGTGAGTAGAATCTAGAGAGTGTATAAAATTGGGTGCGAATGcatttttttgtttcatcgaATCAGGTTTTCTGAAAATAATAGAATTCGTTGTAACTTTAAAAGtgattattctgattaaaaggGTTGAaacaaacaagacgggcaagacgCCGAAGGCGTATGGCCGCTAGATTCAAGAACAGGGTATAGAAATTCTGTCGGCCGAAATCCTATAACCTGTTCTTGAATCTAGCGGCCATACGCCTAGGACGTCTTGCCTGGCCTTGTTTGTTTCTACTGTAATACAACATCTATGTATGTTCATACTAACTCATTTGATTTTTTGTTTTCTGATTTTTTCAATTGTTTAACATATGGTTGTATAATCGGCAAACCTAGAGGAGTAACCCATTCCACCTCTTCACAACAAACGGTGGAAATGATTCGAGCACATGATGTAAACCAATCCTGAATTTCTCTTGCGCTTTTAAACATTGTCCTTAAAGTCGAAAATGTTTTTTCCGTTAAATATGAACCAGCAGACCAAACGTGTTCTTCAGGGAACTCTGCCATATCTAGATACAATATGGACAGTGGATATGACAAGAATTACTTGGCTGTAAAAGTGAAATTAAGTATGTACCTTTCAATTGCTTCGTTATTTGTAATTTTGCACCATATTTTGTCACACCGTACACTGTTGTCATCACAGTTTGCTTTATAACTTTTCTTTTTACAAATCCGTCTAATATTATGGCAATTTTTACTCCATTTTTGACATCAATTTGTCGGTTCTGCTCAATCTAAATGAAGGAAACAAataatatatacacacatatatatgtattatcGGTAAAACATGTGAATAGATATTTGTAATGAACATAACATACTAAATTTGCAACTGTGGTATATACATCCTTTGGAGTGTCGAATGGATACAAATTGACACTTTCTGCACCAATTTGATCTCTACCAAGTGCTGCATAATGTTGAAGCCCGTTACAACTTCCGTCTTGATGTATCGGAAACCTACTTTCATATTCTTGTATGTTTGGTGCTTTCAGTGCTCTCGCTATTTCCATACAACCTGCTAGTGTTTGCCATGGTTCCTCTGACTGTTTCCACCACATTTTACCCTGCGTGATACAAACACCACTTCAATTATAGATTATTAATAAAAACGATTGTCGTAAAATCAGTGGCACTAACTAAAAATTTATTCGTTCTGAGATAAACTAAATTATAGTATAAGATGTCTTCATTGTCaagtaactaataataattattaataacttcGATCGTTTATACGAATGACATAAGTAAAACTTGTATGAAACACACGAAATTCACGcagcagtgaacgtgttaatacaaTTGGATAAACTTATAAATGTGTATGTATTTTGCAATGCAAGTGAAACTTACTGTTAACGGCTTAGCAGCACTGTCCAATATAttatctaaatttttatttgcgaATTCAAGTCGTTCCTTAACAGAAGACCCTTTCTTTTTACTTGTCAAATTAACAACGTGCAATTTCAGCCAATCCATTCCGTTCGGACCCAATGGTTTAGACTTCGCAAATAGCAGTAAAGAACGACTCAAGTCAGATGCCAGATGATTCAAATGAGGAGGTATTGGATACACTCGTCCTCTAAAATCCAGATTATGTGGCAGCCAAAATACTTTATTTCTAaactttaaaataataaaaaaaactttttttatcttcattttttttatgcgaaacCACATTAAGTGTGTATTTGAAACAATGAAGAAAAACATACACGATTGGCAAGAGACAGCCTATAAAGTGCATCACACCACAAAGAATAAACTTCATACTTTTTCTGCTTAAACTTTGCCATTTCTATTGTCATTTTTCGCTTTTCTTGAGCGCTGGCATTCTCCTGTAAACGACTTGGAGGAATCAACATTGAAACTGATTGAGGAACACTTAATTCCACGGAACCTCCTTGTTGAAATATCTATGGCAGTCGGGGGTTGTTTATAAACATTGCGTTCAGCATCTGTTTTTaataacaattacaaaaatattaaaaacgcgGTCACCTCTATTACGATGTCAAGTATGGGAGAATTAATTGTCCATGGTATAGAACTTAGTTGATTCAAAGAATCAAATACTGGATACAATTGCTGTACTGGTGTATTTTGTAGCTTTTGCCATAAACTGTCCTAGAGAATATAACGATATTACATTGTTCATGCGTTAATTATACGAAGTTCGAATAATGTtgtagaaaaaataaattttagataTTATTTGGAAATAATAACTTACTGCGCCATTTATAACTCTAACAAAATCTGTTGATGTTAATAGATACCCTCCTGTATGCACTGATGTCCATGGTCGCGGTGGAGCGTTAGAaggtataaaaattgaattaaatgaCAGTGTATTTGACTGTGCTTCTTTGTACATCTTTGATACAACAGGATGAGGTTTAATCTATAACCAATAGATTAAACTGTGAtacacaaaatatatttcataaaatatttatataccgACATTCGAAATATACAGACCTGTTCAATCAAATAAGTCTCCTTATGTCTAAACAATGTATAAAATGCGGGAATAGAACTTTTAACTTCATGTCCTTTGAAGAGGTCGGGTTTAAGTATCAAATCATTTAAAATGATATTATACAAAAATTTGCCTACATTTGCAATCACATCTTTAGGCCAAGAATAACACATAGTGTTTAAAGAACTACCAATATTCTCCTCTTGTCGTTCAAAATATTGCCATACCGTACGATTGTTCATATTAGCGAACCGTTCTACACTTTCAGGATGTAAGTACCATTTTAGATACTTTTGATAAATTTTAACTATCTTATCGATTACAccatttttttctttgctttgaaTCTGCAAATAATTACAATATACACGTTGTCACTTTGTGAACTCAACGAAAGTCATTTACATATATCCATAATAGGTAAATTTAACATTACGTTAATAAGTTGTACAAAAATATATCCACCTACCtcgtattttttataaatattcattccTATGTCGATATGTAACAAGTTAAGAGCCATACTAAATGTTTCTGAACCGTTGGCTACTTTTCGAACTTCTCGTATTATAGCATTTAAATAGTGTTCCTTGTCTAATACTTCCAAAAATGGAGATAGCACCATCAAACTATTAAAAGAATGACGCTCTTGttcttttaaacattttaaatttctttcaaaCGCTACTGACGCTacctctttccaataattttcTAATTCATCAACTTTTTCCCtctaattaaagaaaagaaaaatgaacgATCATTATTATGTCAAATTTATGATATATAGAAAATAGAGGTGTGCAAGAACCCGAAAATAGTCGAAAACAAGTCGAATAGGTGAAACAAGTCGGGTTCTTGAAAATTTCAGGATTCTCAAATATGTCGGGTTTCACGAGAATATTTGCAAATCTTGATATATTCGAGGACCCTAATATGCTCGGGGATCTCTAACATTTTCGGGAATAATCCTGATGTATTCAAGAATCTTAAAATTTTCGAGGACCCATCCCAATAAAAAATAACCTAATCATGCTTTGtgacaataaaataaatttaaatataaaatgaatttcaaTTAATGTTCAATAAAACATAACGATAACAGCAAGGATCTTACATATTCAGAAATAATATTCATATTTCTTTGAGGCTTGTTTATACTTTCTATTGGCACTTCAATGTCTTCCTCGCATTGAAGTTGCACTTTTAGATTACTTTTTAATTCGTCCATTGTTAGTATGTCTTCTGCTGGACTGCAATAATTATCCCACATGTGAACTTTGTTTAAAAGATTGCACATGTATCCTAAATCCACTGTAGAATGTGGAGGATCGAAGTTTGGTCTGTGTAGTCTAATTACTTTCAATACATTTTCACGCTGATTATGTTTAAAATGCGTTTTATTGAACATCTCGTTCAACGTAATTCCATTAATGTTCATTTCACTtatcaatttttgtaataaatctgAATATAAAGAACGCTTATATTAATTTTCctgttttatatataaaattacttctactgaattgaaattacctaattgattttttttggtgTTACTCCGTTCCATAGCATCGAACACATACACGTATGTCTGTGCTGTTGGTTGTACAGaatcattttttatcatttcataTAAGTCTAATACTTTTACAAGATCTTTTCTAAAAGCATATGCTTCTAGAACAATATTATAAAGTTCAATACATTCACTACTATCTTTTAAGTTAGTCTGCATAACTTTTCTATACCTCATTAACGTTTTGTTTGCTCTGTTTACCATTTTACAACTTAAATACACTTGCATATGTgctaacaaattttcaatatattttttggaAGCAtacttattattaattttatgttTACAGACCTCTGACTCTTTCTTACTCTTCCTATAATaacaaaaattatataatttaagaatattataaataagaaatattttttaactattagattaagaaaaattaaaagaataagAATAACAACACATAAATGAACAtacaataaaattcaaatgtccCAAGGctcatatttttaaattattataaaataacaatctaattatatatatatcatgAATACTGATTATAATGAAtacaattgttttatttcaaaatGAAAAACATACGTACTCCTTTGATGAAAACACTCTTGCattttctttatttgtaaattttatattttctgatTTTTCAGATGTATTTTTATCGTTATATAAATCCTTGTAATGATCAGTGGCTTCAGATAAAATACTTATATTGCTTCCCTGTTGTAATtttattaatacatttttatttatatagtaAGACATAtagaaatcaaattttaatacTTACAGTAGTTACATTATCTTCATTGTTAGGGGGAGTAgagttttcttccgatatattTGAACCTGAAACTTTGGTCAAAGCAAGATTTGCAATTTCAGGAGATTTTTGTAAGATATCACCATGATTAACCAACATTGTTATATTGGATGCTTTAATTTTTTGTATTGATGTCTTTTTATTACTTGATTTTCCAGGTGTTACTGTAATAAACATATtccatattaaaattattgtccAAGATTAAATATTATTCACTCATGAAAAAGTTATTCACATAAAATCATACCTTCAAGTAGCTCTGCATATAGTTTCTTTTGTCTAACTCTTTTCTTTATCGAAGA from Halictus rubicundus isolate RS-2024b chromosome 2, iyHalRubi1_principal, whole genome shotgun sequence carries:
- the Mtrnapol gene encoding mitochondrial RNA polymerase is translated as MYNLLLLQVTTRISSNCILFIPPKIIMLHSIRLCSFCNFYHGKVSKLMHHQIRTNATTANLLGRSSIKKRVRQKKLYAELLEVTPGKSSNKKTSIQKIKASNITMLVNHGDILQKSPEIANLALTKVSGSNISEENSTPPNNEDNVTTGSNISILSEATDHYKDLYNDKNTSEKSENIKFTNKENARVFSSKEKSKKESEVCKHKINNKYASKKYIENLLAHMQVYLSCKMVNRANKTLMRYRKVMQTNLKDSSECIELYNIVLEAYAFRKDLVKVLDLYEMIKNDSVQPTAQTYVYVFDAMERSNTKKNQLDLLQKLISEMNINGITLNEMFNKTHFKHNQRENVLKVIRLHRPNFDPPHSTVDLGYMCNLLNKVHMWDNYCSPAEDILTMDELKSNLKVQLQCEEDIEVPIESINKPQRNMNIISEYREKVDELENYWKEVASVAFERNLKCLKEQERHSFNSLMVLSPFLEVLDKEHYLNAIIREVRKVANGSETFSMALNLLHIDIGMNIYKKYEIQSKEKNGVIDKIVKIYQKYLKWYLHPESVERFANMNNRTVWQYFERQEENIGSSLNTMCYSWPKDVIANVGKFLYNIILNDLILKPDLFKGHEVKSSIPAFYTLFRHKETYLIEQIKPHPVVSKMYKEAQSNTLSFNSIFIPSNAPPRPWTSVHTGGYLLTSTDFVRVINGADSLWQKLQNTPVQQLYPVFDSLNQLSSIPWTINSPILDIVIEIFQQGGSVELSVPQSVSMLIPPSRLQENASAQEKRKMTIEMAKFKQKKYEVYSLWCDALYRLSLANRFRNKVFWLPHNLDFRGRVYPIPPHLNHLASDLSRSLLLFAKSKPLGPNGMDWLKLHVVNLTSKKKGSSVKERLEFANKNLDNILDSAAKPLTGKMWWKQSEEPWQTLAGCMEIARALKAPNIQEYESRFPIHQDGSCNGLQHYAALGRDQIGAESVNLYPFDTPKDVYTTVANLIEQNRQIDVKNGVKIAIILDGFVKRKVIKQTVMTTVYGVTKYGAKLQITKQLKDMAEFPEEHVWSAGSYLTEKTFSTLRTMFKSAREIQDWFTSCARIISTVCCEEVEWVTPLGLPIIQPYVKQLKKSENKKSNEKPDSMKQKNAFAPNFIHSLDSTHMMLTSIHCKEAGITFVSVHDCFWTHASTVDIMNKICREQFVALHTEPILEDLAKFFVDRYKQTYVNVQPQHKISPQEMRRILTSVPSKGTFDINNVLSSTYFFS